Part of the Candidatus Omnitrophota bacterium genome, GAAGCGCGGGGGACGGATTAAGATTTTGAAAAAAGCCATTGTCATAGGAGCCAGTTCGGGGATAGGGCGGGCTCTCGCGAAAGAGCTGGCCGCGCACGGTTATGAGGTCGGTCTCGCTGCGCGCCGGACGGCGCTGCTGGAAGAGCTTCAAAAAGAAATAATCTCCAAAACTTACATAAAAAAAATTGACATAAGCGATGTCATTCCCGCGCAAAAACTGCTGAGGGAATTAATAGATGAGATGGGCGGCGCCGACCTCATCGTGATAAATTCAGGTATCAGCGTGACGAACAAAGATTTCCGCGCGGAGCCGGAGCTTGAAACCATAGCCGTCAATGTGAGCGGTTTTACGGCGATGATGAATGTCGCGGTGAATTATTTTCTGGAAAAGGGCTTCGGGCATATCGTCGGAATATCATCAATAGCGGGCATTCGGGGCGCGGCCCCCGCTCCCGCCTACAACGCGTCCAAAGCGTTTGTGTCAAATTATATGGAAGGGATGAGACAAAAACTCAGTGGAACGAAAATAACCGTCACCGATATAAGGCCGGGTTTTGTCGCCACTCCGCTGATAGAAGGCCATGAATGGGCTTTCTGGACGGTGCCGCCGGAAATTGCCGTTGGACAAATATGCAGAGCGATCAGAAAAAAGAAAAAAGTCGCTTATGTGCCGAAGCGCTGGTATTTTGTCGCGCAGTTTTTGAAAATTGTGCCTGAATTTTTGTATAATTGGGGCTACAACAGGATTTTTTGCGGGAAGGAGTAGGCGGGGTTTTAACCCCGTGTTTGGGAGGAAAAAATGGGAAGTAAAGACAAAGCGAAGCATGAAGTGAAAAAAGAAAAAAAATTGTCTCTTAAAGAAAAGAGGAAACTGAAAAGAGAAAAGAAACAGTAATAAAACAAGTGAAGCCGCATAGTCATAAGCGGCATTGAAGACCCTCTGATTCCTGTCAGAGGGTCTTTTCTTCTTTTTCCCTTGATTTAGCCGCGAAGTGAGAGAACAGAAAGCTCGCTGTGAAGACCATTATCAGAACGAGCCATCCGAAACAGAAAAGAGCCCACTGGGGATAGCCCCCATAGGGTTCACTGATGTCCTGCACAAGCCCTGTTATCAGGAGGACGAGCAGCAGGACGGGGATTATATAGGTAATGGTTATGCTCCATAATCTGCCGATCTTTATATCCGACACCTCATTGATGTAGGCGCGCAGTTTTTCCGCCCCGTAAAAATGGACCACCGCCCATATCTCGAGCAGTCCCGCGGCGACCAGGCCGTAGTTGGTTATAAAATGATCGGTTATATCAAGGTAGTAAAGGCCAGCGAAACTCGTGAATATTATTCCGCAGATGAAATTGGCGACGCAGACATAGAAAGAAATATCTTCTTTTCTCAGGTGCGGATAATTATCGCAGAGAACCGTTGAGGCGGCCTCAACCAGAGAAAAAGCGCTGTCAATGGCAAGGCTTATCAGCATTACAAAAAACAAAACGGCAAACAGCCCAGCCATGGGCATGAGCGAGAGCGCTTTCGGAAAAACGATAAAAGCCAGCGAAGGCCCGCTGGCGCCGGCCAGGTCCGCTATTGATACGCCGCTTTGGACCGCCATGTAGCCGAGCGTTGAGAAAACGGCAAACCCCGCGACGATGGAAATCGTAGAGTTTATAAGGGAAGTGATGATGGCGGTCTTGCTGATATCGCTTGATTCGTGCTGGAAACTGGCATAGGCAATCATTATTCCGAAAGCCAGGCTCAGCGTGAAAAATATCTGCGACGCCGCGGCGCGCCAGACCGCAAGATCCAGCAGTGCGTTGAAATCCGGTTTTAAGTAAAAAATTATCCCATCCGCGGCTCCGGGAAGTGTGACTCCCCTGATGAGAAGGACGACTAAAAGTATGACCGGCAGGGGCATGGTGATCATGACGACCTTTCCGACGCTTTTTACGCCTTTCCAGATGGAAAAATAAATCATTATCCACACGGCCACCAGAGCGAAAAGTATGGGGAGAACAATTTGCCCGGGGTCTCCGGCTCCGCCGCTCAAATGAAGAACCTGATTGAAGAAAAAACTTTCGGTATCCGCGCCCCAGGAGAGTTTAAAGGAGAAGAACATATAAAGGAGTGACCAGGCCATGATCACCGCGTAGTATGTCACGACGACAAAACCGCAGAGCACCGCGGCCATGCCTATGCCGGCGAGCTTCTGCTTGATCTTTTGAAAAGCGCCGACAGCGCCCAGCTGCATCTTCTGGCCTATTGCGAATTCCATAATGAGAAGAGGCAGTCCCAGCACGAAAAGCATTATTATGTAGGGGATCAGAAACGCGCCGCCGCCGTATTTGCCCGCCAGATAGGGGAAGCGCCACACATTGCCGAGCCCCACGGCGGACCCGACAGCCGCGAATATAAAAATTAGCTTTGAAGACCAGCGTTCTCGTTGTATCGTCATAGTGCTCCTCCGCATTTTCTCGATATTTTTTGAAGTTTAACAAATTCAAAATAAATCTCAAAATCAGCGCAATGCCCTGCGACAACGGCGCCGGACGCATTGAAGCGGCAAGCGTTGAATGAGTGAATGGCTATCGCCGCGTTACAGAGCGATTATATTTTTGAGTTCAGCCATGGAATCTATGAGATAATCGGGGGCAGCTTTTATTATATCCTCTTTCAGGCCGATGCCGTAGGTGACGCCGCAGGTTTTTATGCCCGCGGCTCTGCCCGTTATTATATCTATGTCCATATCGCCGACGATGAGGGCGGAATCCGCGGAAAAGCCGTATTTATTCATGATTTTTTTGATGCCTTCGGGGCTCGGCTTTCTGTATTTTTCGTCGTTGCCTCCGATTATGTCCGTAAAATAGTCGCTTATACCCAGCCCCTGTAAAACACTGATCGCTATGTCGCGGTCCTTGTTGGTGAGAACGGCCTTTGTTATCCCCGGCAGGTTTTCAAGAGTTTCTTCGACGAGCGGATAAAGCTTTGTCTCGGTTACGGGGTTTTCGCGGTAGAAATCGCGGAACAAGACGAGGGCTTTTTTTATGAGATTTTCATTTTCCCGGCTCGTTTTTGTGCCGTTTTTATCCAGCGCCCGTCTTATTGTTTCCTCAAGCCCGCCGCCGACATAGGAGTGCACCTCCGAGAGCGTTTTATTTCCCTCAATACCGAGAGCTTCGCGTGTGCGGTTGACGGCGTCGGTGATATCCTGACGCGAATCCGCGAGTGTGCCGTCAAGGTCGAAGAAAATGATATTTATGGCGCTCATAGAGAGGAAGTTAACATTTGTCCGCGCCGCGTGTCAACGCCACGCCTAAGCGGAAAGTGCGCCGAGGCGTGACGGCGGACGCAGACGCCGCACGGTGTTTATTTGATCTTGTCGTATATGCCGGAAAGGGCTATTCTTTTATCCGTCATTTCTCTGTTATCAGCGTACATCAGAAATATATCTTCCCCTTTTCCGTCAAAACCGTATAGTTCGCCGGCCCCGTCGGCAATGAGGCGAGACGGCACCAGCTTTTTCATTTCTGTGTTATAAAGGCGGTAGTCGGTTTCAACGCGGGTGTGAGAAATATCGGCGGGCATGTGTATGGCGATGAGCCATTTGCTGTCAGCGCTGACATCCACGATCTGGAAAATTGATTTCGGATCGCGCACCAGCGTCTCTGTCCTGCCGTTTTTATCGGTCATCAGTATGGCGTTCTGGGATTCGTCCACATAGATTTTCGTCTGTTTTTCCCCGGGCGATTTGATTATGCCGATTTTTTTCTCAAAAGAGATGGCGCTCAGGCAGGTGTCGTCATATTTGTCGCCGTGGTAAACGCTGAGTATTTTGATCCGGAGGATGAACACCGCCCTCGGTTCCTGTTTCACGCCAGCGAGTTTTTCGCGGTTGATCTTTTTAAATTGCCTCGACGCCGAGTTTTTGAAACGCGCGAGCGCTTTCCATTTGAAAGGGAAATTTATTTTCTGCGGCCTTGATGAATCCTCAAGGGTGATCGTTTTCGTTTTTTTGTATGGCAGAGCGTTAAAGAGCACGCCTGTTTCCGTTACTTCGCCGGTAATGTGTATACCCGCGAGAATACTGAGCTCAGCCTGTTTGATCCTGTTGTTATCTTTGAATATTTTGTCGCTTTTAGCGTAGCCGTTCTGTATGACGATGATTTTTGTTCCTTCATCGATAGCAATGCTGACGCTTTCGCCAAGACCGTCGTCTTTGGCGCCTTCCGACCAGCAGGTCGCGGAATTGCCGTCAAAAAGATTGTGCGCGCCGTAGAGCCCGCGGACATAAGCGCCCCTGTTTTCCAGTTCGGAACTTGAAAAATAAAGATGCTCATAGCCGTCCCGCAGAATAATTTCTTCCCAGAGGTTTTTTTGAGGCGATGAGCATGCCGCGATAAAAGAAATTGTCACAGCCAGATATTTGACCGTTTTGTTCATAACCCCGCTCCTTTTATTCCATCACATGCCTGCAAAATAGCTTAGCATAAAATCAAGGTTTTGTTAATGAGAATTGCGTGTCCGGCGCGTATTAGCTAAAATGCGAAAAAGAAGATTTTTGAACAGGGACCGGGAGGTTACAATGGATCAGTATGAAATGCAGGCGAAATTCGGAAAAGGCATAGGTTTTTTTGTGATGTTATTCATAGTTTTTGTCATTTTGATGAAGAGTCTTGTCGTCGTGCAGCCCGGCACGGTAGGTGTCAGGGTGCTTTTCGGCAAAGTCAATCCGAAAACCCTCAAAAGCGGTCTTCACCTCATCAATCCTCTTGTCAATGTGGTGAAGATGAGCGTCAGGACGGAAGAATACACCATGAGCATCGCCTCGGCAGAAGGTTACAAGAGCGGAGACGACGCGATTGATGCCCTCACATCCGAAGGCATGAAGATCAGGCTGGATCTGACGGCCTGGTACCGTCTTGACGAGGCCAAGGCCGCCCAGGTGTATGAAACGATAGGAACCAATTACGAATCAAAAATAGTGCGCCCGGTGCTCAGAACCGCCATCAGGGATGCCGTGGTAAAATACACCGCCGCCTCTATTTACACGGAAAAAAGAGCCCAGCTCGTCAGCGACATAGAAAGAATAATGGCAGAACTGCTTAAAGACAGGGGCATCATTTCCGAAAAAATACTGCTGAGGAATCTCATACTTCCCAAGCGCCTCATGGAAGCCATTGACATCAAACTCTCCGCCGAGCAGGCCGCGCAGCAGATGGAATTTGTTGTGATGAAAGAGAGGAAAGAGAAGGAAAGAAAAATCGTGGAAGCGGAAGGCATCAGACGAGCGAATCAGATTATATCTTCCGGCCTCACGGACAAATACATCAAGTGGTACAGGATTGATATGATGAAGCAGCTCGTGGATTCTCCGAACAACACAATAATATTCATTCCCGAGGACATGAGCTCCACGCCCATAATCAATATACCAGCCCAGAAATAAACTAATGAGCGAAGGCCCAAGCTTTCACGCCCGCCGTGTAACGGCTATTTTGTGGGCAGTAACTCTTGCCGCCATACCCGTGACTTCCTATTTCGGCCGGATCTGGCAGCGTTTGCTGACAGGCGCAATCGGCAGAACGGGAATCGGCTGGCTGATGGCGGCTGTGGTGGCGGTGGTGCTCGTGGCGGCGGCGGTTGGCCTTGCGCGCAAAGCGGGCTGGACGGGCCTGTTCCATCTTATGTGGATGATTCTGCTCGCCGGAGCTTTGATGTATCTGCTGCGAAGACATCCCGAGCGCTGGCTGCATATACCGCTGTTCGGCATGCTGGGTTTTCTGTCCGTCAGCCTTTTTTCCAGAACCGGCGCTGAAATAGCTCTCGCGGTCGCTTTTCTGGATGAACTCTTTCAGTATTACCACCCTGAACGGGTCGGAGATTTCGCGGATGTCGTTGTTAACGCCGTATGCGCTTCAGCGGGAATCATTCTCTTCCTTGTCCTTTCCAAATTGCCGAAAAAAGACTAAATTTCCTTATCTGCCGACGTCAGCCGGCGCATTTGACGCGAAACAGTTATTGTTTATACAATAAAGGCCATGCTCATGGAAAAGTTAAGACATAAACGCGGCGTCATAGGCCGGCTGTTCCGGCCATTGGTCTCAATTTTAGTACTGTTCCCCATTCTTTCTCTGCTGCTTTGCTCCGCCCCCGCTTTTGCGGCTGATTTAATAAATGAGAATTTTGATACTGCCGGATATTTCCCGCCGGCTGGTTGGGCAAGAAATAATGTGGCTATAACTACAAATACAACTTCTCCAAATAGTGCGCCGTATCGTGTAACTGGTTTTGCCGGGGGCACAAGATATTTCTTTACCCCGCTACTTACAAATCCGGATAATCTAACTTTATATTTATTGGTCTCTAATACCGCTTCAATATTTGAGATTAGCGTAGGAACTTCTCAGGTTGTTAGCGGGGATTGGACAGTGGTATTTACAACCGGAGGGTTAACCAGTTGGGCACAGAACAGCGTCGATTTGTCCTCATATAATGACATCTATGTTAGATTTAGACGTTCTGCGGGTGCTAACTTCTTTTATATTGACGATGTTGTTGTTACAGCGAGGGAAACTATCCCTCCCTGCGCGATATCAAATCTTACGGCGATTGCGGGGAGCAAAGCGGGGACGGTGCTGCTTAAATGGACAGCGCCCGGCGACGACGGCACAGGCACGGCAAATGCTTCCGCTTATCTTGTTAAATACGCCACGAAATACATATCAACGGATGATTTTTACGCCCCCTGGGTTTCCACTTATACACAGAGCTGGATACCCGCCGCGTTCGGGGCCGAAGAAGGAACTACAGGCAATAGAGTTATAAGCAGTCTTGACCAGGGAACGACTTACTGGTTTGCAATTAAAACGAAAGATGATTTAAATAATTGGTCGTCGTGGACTTCTTCCGGAACGGTGAGCTGGGTGAACACATCAAATTCTACGAGAACACTTATTGTGCCTCCGACACCGCCCGCGGCCATAAGCAATCTGACCGCTTTGACAGGGGACACAATTCAGGGAACAATAAAACTTCAATGGACAGCTCCCGGCGGCGATGGAACTAGCGGAGGAAACGCCTCCGCGTATGAAGTGAAATACGCGACGAAATATATAGGGACGAACGATTATTACGCCAGCTGGGTCAGTACATATACACAGGACTGGATTCCCGCCGATGCAGGAACCGAAGAAGGAACATCGGGCAACAGGGTGATAAGCGGTTTGAATCCCGGCGCAATGTACTGGTTTGCCCTAAAGGCCCGCGACGAGGAAATGGATTGGAGCGTGTGGACATCATCGGGGGATAATCCTTCGGTGAATGTTTTGAATTCAACGACGGCTTATTTGAACGAGCCGCCCTCGGCGGTAAGTAATTTGACGGCGCTTTCCGAGGGATCCGGCCTGAGCGGCGAGATAACTCTTAAATGGACGGCGCCCGGCTCCGACGGCACGAATGGCACGGCCTCGGCGTATGAATTGAAATACTCTACAAAATACATAAGCGCTGATGATTACGCCTCGTCATGGACAAATCTTTACGCGCAGAGTTGGACTCCGAACGCGGGCGGCTCTGAAGAATTGCATATACTCACCGGTTTTAAGGAGAGGACGACTTATTATTTCGCGGTTAAGACTTATGACGGCCACAGTTGGTCTGTGTGGCCCGGATCAAGCTCTGTCCCGAGTCCGTATATAAATCCGGATAGTTTTAATTTTACGACCTCATCCGCGCCCGCGCCTGTTGGTGACCTCTCATCGGGAACGGGCACAGGAGGGGGCTCTGTTATACTTTCCTGGACGGCTCCGGGGGATGACGGCACTCAGGGGGATTTAATTTCAGGGAGCAAGTTTCTTGTAAAATATTCGTCTTATCCCGCAAAAGATTGGGACGCGATGGATTACAGCTGGTATATATCGACGGTGACGGCGGCGGGCTCGTCAAACGCTTTTACGGTGACGGGGCTCATTGAGAGAGCGACTTATTATTTCTACATCAAGACCGCTGATGAAAGGCCTAACTGGTCGCCTCTTTCCAACAAGACGACGACCTGGGCGATGTTCACATATCCGCGGGGAGACCTCGTTATTGACGAGATAAGTTGGAAGATTTCTGAATCGGGGGATTCTTTAGTAGGAAATAAAAGATATGTAGAGATACAAAACAGAAGCACATGGACAGTCGGCATTTCCCATTATTATGTGGGTACTGGCGGCGCCAGCGACGATATGCACTGGTCAAGCGGTGTGATACCTCCGGGTGGATTCTGGGTAATAGTTGACGGTGCGGGAACCGATCAGAGTTTGGGAAACAGAATTTATACATTTGAGAATAATAGCGATTTAGGCACTTTATTTGATTTAGTCGCAACAGATGATGTAATAGTAATATCAACAGCAAATACCGCGGGGCTGGGGCAGAATAAGGATAAGATTATTGATTTTGTGGCCTATACAGACGGCACGAATACACCCGTGGCAGAACCGATTGCGGATGTAAATGCCGCCATTGACGCGGGTCAATGGGATCTTTACGGAACGGGGGCGTCAAGTTGTGTGTGGGCGAGCAATGACAGTCAGCCGGGTGTTATAATCACGGAAGATTTTATACACAGGATACAATACGATGATATCGCAGGAAACTTGGCGACGCATTTTACAGTAACTTCTTATCCGTGTATAGGCGACACAATGGAATTTATACCGCCCGCCGCAGTTTCAAATCTCACTGCTTTGACCGGCGGTAACGGTCACGGCGGTGAAATAAAACTTGAGTGGACGGCGCCCGGCGACGACGGCACCGGAGGCGGCGATGCCGCCGCCTATCAGCTGAAATACGCTACAAGACAGATAGGCGCTGACGATTATGACGCGAGCTGGACAAATCTTTACGCCCAGAGCTGGACGCCCGTAACTTTTGGCACGGCGGAAAGCAGAATTCTTTCAATGCCCATAGAAGGCGCGACTTATTATTTTGCCATCAAAGCCCGTGACGGCGTCAACTGGGCGATCTGGCCCGGCACCTCGGCTATTATCAATTCTCAGAATTACAGCTACACAAGCTCATCCGCTCCGGCTCCGGTGAACGATCTTTTGGCAACGCAGGGCGATATAGAAGGTAAAATACTTCTCAGCTGGACAGCTCCGGGCGACGACGGCACAACTGGGGCGCTTGTTTCAGGAAGCCGTTTCCTTATAAGGTATTCCACAAAAGAGGCGCAGGTATGGGACGATATGGATTACAGTTTCAACATCAGCACGGCAGTCGCCGCCTTAACGGAAAGCTCTCATGTTTTTACCGGTCTTGAAACCGGCGCCACTTATTATTTCTATATAAAAACCGCCGACGAAAGGCCGAACTGGTCGCCGCTTTCAAATAAAACGACGGCCTGGGCTCAAGTTGCCGTTGACGGTTTATCAAACGGAATTCTCACCGACGGAGACCACGACTGGAGTTTTGAACAGGTGACATCAAAAGCGAAATGGACTTACAACGGCGGAACTGCCGCGGACTACGAATCAACCACTACTCCTTATGACAGAGAGCAATTGTTCAAATGGTCAACGCTGACAACTAATTGGTCGGGAAGAGAAATTGTGACAAATAATTTCATAAACGGTGTGCTGGCTAAATCGTCTAACACAGCAAGTGTGCGGTGGCGCTCAACATCCGGTACTTTTGCCAATGCCCGTTTAAGAATTGTTGTTGAGTGGTATGATACGTCGTATAATCTTATATCAAAAAGCACAAGCACGGAATTTTCTCTCTCTACGCAAGATGACTGGTATCAGGCGACCTCCACATTTACGGCTCCGGTGGATTCTAAAAAAGCGAAGCTGAGATTTCAGGCTCTTTTTGTCGGCGGCGACGCAATTGTTTATCTGGATTCGGCTGGTTTCTGGACGGAAGGCGGCGACGAATACGCGCCTTGCCCCGTATCAAATCTGACCGCTTTAAGTCTGGGGACGGGGCTGGGGAGTCAGTTAACTCTTGAATGGACTGCCCCCGGCGCCGACGGAACTGGAACAGCCAATGTCACATCCTACGAAGTAAAATACGCCACGAAATATATATCTTCTTCTGATTTCGGCGCCGTCTGGACGAGCGTTTATCCGCAGAGCTGGACGCCCGTGACTTTCGGAACGAAGGAGAGCCGTCTGCTCACCGGCCTGGACGAGGGAAGCACTTATTATTTTGCTGTTAAAGCGACGGAAGGAAATTACTGGAGCGCATGGCCGGGCACCTCCTCCGTCGTGAACAGTTTGAGTTTTAATTTTCCCACTTCGTCCGCTCCCGCAAAAGTAAATAACCTTTCGGCTTTAACGGGCCCGGTCGGCGGGTCTGTCAAACTCAACTGGACGTCGCCGGGCGATGACGGCACGACGGGTTTTATATCGGGGCAGCTGCACATAAAATATTCTGCGACTGACGAGGCATGGGGTGCCATGCCGAACGAAATATTTATTTCAACGGAAGTGGCCGCCGTCACGGATTGTTCCTATACGGTTACGGGCCTAACCGAAGGCGTCACATATTATTTTTACATTAAGACGTCGGATGAGAAACCGAACTGGGCGGAAGAATCCAATAAAGCGTTTGCAGGGGCAGAGAGAACACCGCCGCCCGCGCCTAACGGACTTTTGTTTTATGATATTCACGACTGGAGTTTTGAGAACTCCAGCAGCACCGCTAAATGGTCTTACACAACGACAAATGCCGAGTATGGCTCTGCCACCAAGCAGTATGACAGGAATAAATCCTTTAAGTGGGGAACGCTGACAACCTCGTGGGGAGGCCGCGAGATAGTGACGGATAATTTCATAGCCGGCCTTGTGAGCAATTCATCCCACACCGCAAGCATACAATGGATGACTTCATCCGTGGAATTCACGGAGCCCTCCGCAAGATTTATAGTCGAGTGGTACAACAGTTCAAACTCTCTCATATCAAAGAGCACCGGCACGGAATTTTCGCTTTCTTCAACAGGCGGCTGGCATTTGATGACATCCACTTTTACATCGCCTGCCGACACCAGAAAGGCGAAGCTGATGGTCCAGTCAAAGAAGATCACAACGAGTTCATCAACGTTTGTTTATTTTGACGCTGCCGGCTTCTGGGCGGGCGAATGGGATGAAGTGCCGCCCGGCGCAATCAGCAATCT contains:
- a CDS encoding VanZ family protein, with the protein product MSEGPSFHARRVTAILWAVTLAAIPVTSYFGRIWQRLLTGAIGRTGIGWLMAAVVAVVLVAAAVGLARKAGWTGLFHLMWMILLAGALMYLLRRHPERWLHIPLFGMLGFLSVSLFSRTGAEIALAVAFLDELFQYYHPERVGDFADVVVNAVCASAGIILFLVLSKLPKKD
- a CDS encoding prohibitin family protein, whose amino-acid sequence is MRKRRFLNRDREVTMDQYEMQAKFGKGIGFFVMLFIVFVILMKSLVVVQPGTVGVRVLFGKVNPKTLKSGLHLINPLVNVVKMSVRTEEYTMSIASAEGYKSGDDAIDALTSEGMKIRLDLTAWYRLDEAKAAQVYETIGTNYESKIVRPVLRTAIRDAVVKYTAASIYTEKRAQLVSDIERIMAELLKDRGIISEKILLRNLILPKRLMEAIDIKLSAEQAAQQMEFVVMKERKEKERKIVEAEGIRRANQIISSGLTDKYIKWYRIDMMKQLVDSPNNTIIFIPEDMSSTPIINIPAQK
- a CDS encoding SDR family NAD(P)-dependent oxidoreductase, producing MKKAIVIGASSGIGRALAKELAAHGYEVGLAARRTALLEELQKEIISKTYIKKIDISDVIPAQKLLRELIDEMGGADLIVINSGISVTNKDFRAEPELETIAVNVSGFTAMMNVAVNYFLEKGFGHIVGISSIAGIRGAAPAPAYNASKAFVSNYMEGMRQKLSGTKITVTDIRPGFVATPLIEGHEWAFWTVPPEIAVGQICRAIRKKKKVAYVPKRWYFVAQFLKIVPEFLYNWGYNRIFCGKE
- a CDS encoding HAD-IA family hydrolase, which encodes MSAINIIFFDLDGTLADSRQDITDAVNRTREALGIEGNKTLSEVHSYVGGGLEETIRRALDKNGTKTSRENENLIKKALVLFRDFYRENPVTETKLYPLVEETLENLPGITKAVLTNKDRDIAISVLQGLGISDYFTDIIGGNDEKYRKPSPEGIKKIMNKYGFSADSALIVGDMDIDIITGRAAGIKTCGVTYGIGLKEDIIKAAPDYLIDSMAELKNIIAL
- a CDS encoding sodium-dependent transporter is translated as MQRERWSSKLIFIFAAVGSAVGLGNVWRFPYLAGKYGGGAFLIPYIIMLFVLGLPLLIMEFAIGQKMQLGAVGAFQKIKQKLAGIGMAAVLCGFVVVTYYAVIMAWSLLYMFFSFKLSWGADTESFFFNQVLHLSGGAGDPGQIVLPILFALVAVWIMIYFSIWKGVKSVGKVVMITMPLPVILLVVLLIRGVTLPGAADGIIFYLKPDFNALLDLAVWRAAASQIFFTLSLAFGIMIAYASFQHESSDISKTAIITSLINSTISIVAGFAVFSTLGYMAVQSGVSIADLAGASGPSLAFIVFPKALSLMPMAGLFAVLFFVMLISLAIDSAFSLVEAASTVLCDNYPHLRKEDISFYVCVANFICGIIFTSFAGLYYLDITDHFITNYGLVAAGLLEIWAVVHFYGAEKLRAYINEVSDIKIGRLWSITITYIIPVLLLVLLITGLVQDISEPYGGYPQWALFCFGWLVLIMVFTASFLFSHFAAKSREKEEKTL